One genomic region from Chthonomonas calidirosea T49 encodes:
- a CDS encoding nucleotidyl transferase AbiEii/AbiGii toxin family protein translates to MLQRIRRQLSFDRLLARLFAVQTEAPWVLKGGYALELRFRSARSTKDNDLTLRSGLLPTDASGTQRDRLRRRLQQSASIDLADFFEFFVQPATLDLEGAPVGGLRYPVEAVMDGRIFAKFHVDIGIGDEVADSQEVIEGGDWLAFSGIPRPQFLSIPCEQQWAEKFHAYTRPRLDRMNSRAKDLIDLAATQPAQ, encoded by the coding sequence GTGCTTCAACGAATTCGCCGACAGCTCTCTTTCGACCGCCTGCTAGCCCGATTGTTTGCTGTGCAGACAGAAGCCCCATGGGTCCTCAAGGGCGGCTATGCTCTGGAACTACGCTTTCGTTCAGCGCGTTCCACCAAAGACAATGATCTTACCCTCAGATCAGGTTTGCTTCCGACAGATGCATCAGGGACTCAGCGCGACAGATTAAGGAGGCGTCTGCAGCAATCCGCTTCAATTGACCTGGCGGACTTCTTCGAGTTTTTCGTTCAACCCGCAACTCTCGACCTCGAAGGCGCGCCAGTGGGTGGTCTTCGCTATCCCGTAGAAGCCGTAATGGATGGGCGCATCTTCGCCAAATTCCATGTCGATATCGGAATCGGAGACGAAGTTGCCGATTCACAGGAAGTAATCGAGGGCGGAGATTGGCTTGCGTTTTCAGGAATACCGCGGCCGCAATTCCTCTCGATTCCGTGCGAACAACAGTGGGCGGAAAAGTTTCACGCCTATACACGCCCCCGATTGGACAGGATGAACAGCCGGGCAAAAGATCTCATAGATCTTGCTGCGACCCAACCAGCACAGTAA
- a CDS encoding SDR family NAD(P)-dependent oxidoreductase, whose amino-acid sequence MSTAAALSDRGARVMLLARSTGAPDELVRKLPGSLPVTVDMTQFDRVREVVRAVHKPYGRIDGLINNAGAAIQLRSRR is encoded by the coding sequence TTGTCCACGGCGGCCGCTCTCTCCGACCGGGGTGCGAGAGTCATGCTGCTCGCTCGAAGCACAGGTGCGCCGGACGAATTGGTGCGGAAGCTTCCGGGCAGTTTGCCTGTGACCGTCGACATGACGCAATTTGATCGCGTACGAGAAGTTGTTCGGGCTGTGCACAAGCCCTATGGCCGCATCGACGGTCTTATCAACAATGCGGGCGCGGCTATACAGCTTCGATCGAGGAGATAG
- a CDS encoding SDR family oxidoreductase, with product MRIFVTGATGFIGSAVVPELIEAGHQVLGLARSEAGATALKAVGAEVHRGELTDLESLRKGAEQSDGVIHLAFIHDFSKFQENCEIDRRAIEAIGSVLAGSNRPLIVTSGLAGLAKPGELATEDMDVPMDFPFPRISEQTAFSLKGVNAAVVRLPQVHDTAKQGLVTYLIALAREKGVSAYVGDGGNRWAAAAVADVARLYRLVLDKNEAGAKYHAVAEEGVTLRDIAEAIGRGLQIPVQSVSPDEAESHFGWLAQFATLDLQASSAKTRERLGWQPTGPGLITDLHHMRYY from the coding sequence ATGCGCATTTTTGTCACCGGAGCGACCGGGTTTATCGGTTCTGCGGTTGTGCCGGAGCTGATTGAAGCGGGACATCAGGTGCTAGGGCTCGCGCGGTCCGAAGCTGGTGCAACAGCGCTTAAGGCCGTGGGGGCGGAGGTGCATCGCGGCGAACTGACCGACCTTGAAAGCCTTCGCAAAGGAGCGGAACAGTCTGACGGTGTCATTCACCTAGCCTTCATTCACGATTTCTCAAAATTTCAGGAAAATTGCGAGATTGACCGACGTGCGATCGAGGCCATCGGGTCTGTACTCGCGGGCTCGAACAGACCGTTGATCGTCACCTCTGGGCTCGCAGGACTGGCAAAGCCGGGTGAGCTTGCGACTGAGGACATGGACGTGCCAATGGATTTTCCGTTTCCCCGCATTTCGGAACAAACGGCTTTCTCGTTGAAGGGTGTGAATGCTGCGGTGGTGCGCCTCCCTCAGGTTCACGACACGGCCAAGCAGGGGCTCGTGACGTATTTGATCGCACTGGCACGCGAGAAGGGCGTATCGGCCTATGTCGGCGACGGAGGTAATCGGTGGGCTGCAGCGGCTGTCGCAGATGTCGCCCGCCTCTACAGGCTGGTGCTGGACAAGAACGAAGCCGGTGCGAAATATCACGCGGTCGCCGAAGAAGGCGTGACGCTGCGTGACATTGCCGAGGCCATTGGACGAGGATTGCAAATTCCGGTGCAATCGGTATCGCCGGATGAAGCAGAGTCTCACTTTGGTTGGCTCGCCCAGTTCGCAACTCTCGACCTTCAGGCCTCAAGCGCCAAGACCCGCGAGAGATTGGGCTGGCAGCCGACTGGGCCCGGATTGATCACCGATCTTCATCATATGCGCTATTACTAA
- a CDS encoding TetR/AcrR family transcriptional regulator, producing MTRSESTDRKRRADALRNRERILDLVKREFTRAGANASLEEIAKKAGVGPGTLYRHFQTREDLLIAVYRSEMETLAVAERNLATTKSPPEALRAWLLLWIDALETKHIIAPVLNTLAGDPKKVFETSYAQVYEALRALVKRAVESGDIREDLDPIDFLRAIVGIANVSAGPDWPKSARRLVDILIAGARPLK from the coding sequence ATGACAAGGTCCGAAAGTACAGACCGCAAGCGACGTGCCGACGCGCTGCGCAATCGCGAGCGTATTCTTGACTTGGTGAAGCGCGAGTTCACCCGAGCAGGTGCAAACGCCAGTCTGGAAGAGATCGCGAAGAAAGCAGGGGTTGGGCCCGGAACCTTGTACCGTCACTTTCAGACGCGCGAGGATCTGCTCATAGCGGTCTATCGGTCCGAAATGGAAACGTTGGCGGTAGCGGAGCGGAACCTTGCGACAACCAAATCTCCTCCTGAAGCATTGCGGGCTTGGTTACTGCTATGGATTGACGCTTTGGAGACGAAGCATATCATCGCCCCGGTGCTAAATACTCTCGCTGGTGATCCAAAGAAGGTGTTCGAGACCTCTTACGCTCAGGTTTATGAAGCGCTTCGAGCGCTAGTGAAACGCGCCGTCGAAAGCGGCGACATCCGTGAGGACCTCGACCCCATCGATTTCCTTCGGGCTATTGTCGGCATCGCCAATGTCTCAGCGGGCCCTGACTGGCCGAAAAGCGCGCGTCGACTGGTCGACATCCTGATTGCCGGGGCACGGCCACTGAAATGA
- a CDS encoding DJ-1/PfpI family protein — MASKKILMLVGDYVEDYEAMVPFQALLAVGHQVHAVCPGKRAGETVRTAVHDFEGDQTYSEKRGHNFTLNATFDEVNPADYDALLVPGGRAPEYLRLNPRVLSIVRHFAETNKPIAAICHGLQILAAAGVLKGRRCTAYPAVGPEVRNSGGDYQDIPADKALVDGNLVSSPAWPGHPEFIAAFLKLLGTQIQP; from the coding sequence ATGGCATCGAAAAAGATTCTTATGCTGGTAGGCGACTATGTGGAAGACTATGAGGCAATGGTGCCGTTTCAGGCGCTGCTGGCGGTAGGCCATCAGGTTCATGCCGTTTGCCCAGGTAAACGCGCGGGAGAGACCGTACGCACCGCCGTGCACGATTTTGAAGGCGATCAAACCTACAGTGAAAAGCGGGGGCACAATTTCACGCTGAACGCCACATTCGACGAGGTAAACCCCGCCGACTACGACGCGCTGCTCGTTCCCGGTGGGCGTGCACCGGAATATTTGCGGCTCAATCCTCGGGTACTCAGCATCGTGCGCCATTTTGCCGAGACGAACAAACCCATTGCGGCTATCTGTCATGGGCTACAGATTCTGGCTGCAGCGGGGGTGTTAAAGGGGCGACGTTGCACGGCCTACCCTGCTGTAGGGCCGGAGGTGCGTAACTCTGGAGGCGACTATCAAGACATCCCGGCCGATAAAGCGCTTGTAGACGGCAACCTTGTCTCTTCTCCTGCATGGCCAGGACACCCCGAATTCATCGCGGCTTTCCTTAAACTGCTCGGCACACAGATTCAACCCTAG
- the ispG gene encoding (E)-4-hydroxy-3-methylbut-2-enyl-diphosphate synthase gives MNLPEVSYPRRKTRAVRVGNVYIGGDHPIVVQSMITEETHNVPAAVAQIIAMHKAGAEIVRVTTPNLAEAKCLAEIKAELKRRYQDVPLVADVHHQGTDIAVEVAKYVDKVRINPGLFVFRKRVQRTEEYSQSEIEEELEAIEKALLPVIRACKERGVAMRIGVNHGSLSERLMVMYGDTPEGMVESALEYIRICERHDFRDIVVSLKASRVQVMVQANRLMVRRMAEEGMDYPLHLGVTEAGDGQYARIKSTAGIATLLAEGIGDTIRVSLAEDPINELPVCYEILQALGLRRTKTEFIACPSCGRTKFDLPTVLAQVKAATGHLAGLNIAVMGCIVNGPGEMADADYGYVGKAGGKISLYRGREEVKSGIPQEKGVEELIALIKADGRWVDPPEGYTPPPPPQNFRDRIRVDIPLETVSSKGS, from the coding sequence ATGAACCTGCCGGAAGTAAGTTATCCACGTCGTAAAACACGCGCCGTTCGCGTGGGCAATGTCTATATTGGCGGCGATCATCCCATCGTTGTGCAGTCCATGATTACGGAGGAGACGCACAATGTGCCGGCGGCCGTGGCCCAGATCATCGCCATGCACAAGGCCGGCGCCGAGATCGTGCGGGTGACGACCCCTAACCTTGCCGAAGCCAAATGTCTAGCCGAGATCAAAGCCGAGTTGAAACGACGTTATCAGGATGTGCCATTGGTGGCAGACGTGCATCATCAAGGCACCGACATCGCCGTGGAGGTGGCCAAATATGTAGATAAGGTGCGCATCAATCCCGGGCTGTTCGTGTTTCGCAAGCGGGTTCAGCGCACGGAAGAGTACTCCCAATCGGAGATCGAGGAGGAGCTCGAGGCCATCGAAAAGGCGCTTCTACCGGTGATCCGAGCCTGCAAGGAGCGGGGTGTTGCCATGCGAATTGGGGTCAACCACGGGTCGCTTTCAGAACGCCTTATGGTGATGTATGGCGACACGCCGGAGGGGATGGTGGAGTCGGCCCTAGAGTACATCCGCATCTGCGAGCGGCACGATTTTCGTGACATCGTGGTTTCACTGAAAGCCTCGCGTGTGCAGGTGATGGTGCAAGCCAATCGTCTCATGGTGCGCCGCATGGCCGAGGAGGGCATGGACTATCCTCTACATCTCGGTGTGACGGAGGCGGGCGACGGACAATATGCACGCATTAAGAGCACTGCAGGCATCGCCACCCTGCTGGCCGAAGGCATCGGCGATACCATCCGCGTCTCTCTCGCCGAAGACCCCATCAACGAGCTGCCGGTATGCTATGAGATTTTACAAGCTCTAGGGCTACGTCGCACAAAAACTGAGTTCATCGCTTGTCCCTCGTGCGGGCGCACGAAGTTCGATCTGCCCACCGTTCTTGCACAAGTAAAGGCGGCAACGGGCCATCTCGCTGGTCTAAACATTGCCGTCATGGGGTGCATCGTCAACGGGCCGGGCGAAATGGCCGATGCCGACTACGGCTACGTGGGGAAAGCGGGAGGAAAAATATCGCTCTATCGAGGGCGCGAAGAGGTCAAAAGCGGCATTCCTCAGGAAAAGGGGGTCGAAGAGCTGATCGCGCTCATCAAAGCCGATGGGCGTTGGGTAGACCCACCGGAAGGCTATACGCCGCCTCCACCACCCCAAAACTTCCGCGATCGTATTCGTGTGGATATTCCTTTGGAAACCGTTTCCTCCAAAGGCTCGTAA